A region of the Gallaecimonas mangrovi genome:
GGCTGGCAAATAGCCTTTATCGGATCTGCAGGATGTTCTGTTGCAAGGTATTAGATACCTCGATGGCCCGGCTGTTGGCCTGGAAGTTACGCTGGGCGGTAATAAGGTCGACCAATTCTTTGGTCAAATCCACGTTGGACGATTCCAAGGCACCGGAACGAATATTACCGAAGGTGCCGGTACCGGCCTCACCCGCCAGCGGCTCTCCTGAAGAGGTGCTGGCCTTCCAATCGGTGTTACCGGCTTGGCTCAGGCCCTGTTCGTTGGCAAAGCGTACCAGCGCCACCCGGCCCAAAGGCTCGGTGGTACCGTTAGAGTAAGAAGCGCGCACCAAGCCATCGGTACCTACCTCAACCCCCGTCAGTCGGCCGACAGTCAAACCATCTTGAGAGATGGAATTGACGGTGAAGGAGTCTGCGTACTGAGTTTGGTTAGAGTAATTGAGGGTAATGGTTTGGGTACCGTCGGCGCCGTTGTCCAATACCGAACTCAACGGATCGGTGGTCAAGGTGGCCGGAACGGTGGCCGGATCAGAAGGCTGACCGCTGGAGTCAAAGTTCATCACATAGCCGTTATAGCTAGTGCCGGTGTCAGGGTCGGTATAAGACGGGCCGGAGCTGCCCGCAATGTTAACCGGTTTGCCATCAACAAAGGCAAAAGCGTTCCAGGTATTAGTGGAGCCTGTCGGCTTCACATAATAGGTGGTCATGGTGTGTGACTGACCCAAGGAGTCATACACCGTTACCGAGGTAGCATTGTTGTAAGTGCTGGAATCGGTGGGGTCAAAATTGGCCACATCGTGGGTGGTATCCCCGGCTGGCAAGTTAAGGTTGATATCCACCTTAGAGGTTGCCAAAGGCGTACCGACCGAATCCGGTACCTGTAACGATTGCGCGGTAGAAAGGGCGGCCGAGGCAGAGGTGCCATCGGGGTTAACCGGGAAGACTTTTAGGTAGTTCCCTTGGTTGTCCACCACGTAGTTGTCTTTATTAAGCTTAAAGTTACCGGCGCGGGTATAAAGCAGGTCGCTGGAATTAATGCCGCTGCCTACCGCGAAGAAACCATTGCCGTTTACCGCCATATCAAAGGTGTTGTTGGTGAACTTCAGCGCGCCCTGTTGGAACTGCTGAGCCACGGTCGCGGTGGTAGCACCGTCACCCACTTTGGTTTTGGGGTTGGAGTAAATGGAGTTGGCATAGACGTCGGCGAACTCAGCACGCGACTGTTTAAAGCCGTCGGTGTTGGCGTTCGAGATGTTGTTACTAGTGACGTCCAGGTCTTTTTGAGCTGCGTTCAGACCACTCAATGAGATATTGAAAGACATAACGTTATCCTCTCAAATCAGGATTTAGCCACTTCCAGCACGTCACTTAACTTGACGCCGCCGAGGCCTTTAAGGTTTAACAGGACGCCACCGGAGGATGCCGATCCTAAGGTGACAGATTCAACATTGGCGTAAGAAGCCACATTCAGGTCAGTGCGTTTATCATCCACCATCCCTGAGGCTTTAATGGTGTAGCTACCCTCTGGTGCCGCTTGGCCCGAGTTAGTGGTGCCATCCCATTCAATTTTGTTGTTGCCAGAAGACAGGTCGCCCATGTTGATGGTTTTAATCAGCTGACCACTCTTGTCTTCAATACGAACCACCACGTTTTTAGCCGCGTCTTTAGAGGTCACCATGCCGGTCATGGTGCCACCTTGGTTAAGGTGGCCGGTGGCAGTTGGGATCAATACCTTCTGCCCCACCAGCGTTGATGCCTGTAGCGCTTGGTTCGACGTCATGACCTTATTCAGGCTGCCGAACTGGTCGTTCATGTTGTGGATACCGTCAACAGTGGCAAAAGAAGCCATCTGCGAAATCATCTGGTCGTTATCCACCGGTTTGAACGGGTCTTGGTATGCCAACTGTTTGGTCAGCAATGACAAGAAATCTTCTTGGCTCAGCCCTTTCTTACCAGCGGCCGCTGCCGCAGCACTGGTGTCAGTGGCAGCGGTGGTGGCATTGGCTTTTGCCTTGTTCTTCGGATCCTCGGCATCCCAGCGGGAGTTAGCCAGGGGATCAAGACTGTTATTGGAGATCACGTTGCTCATGAGTTACTCCCTTAAGATTGTCCAAGTTGCAGCGTACGCATCAGCATTTGCTTAGCGGTGTCAGCAACCTGAACATCGGTCTGATAGCTGCGGGACGCCGAAATCATGTTGGTCATCTCTTCAACGACATTGACGTTGGGCTTGTAAATAAAGCCGTCCTTGTCCGCCATGGGATGATCGGGGTTGTATTCCTTAACCAAGGGCTTTTTCGACTCCACGATACCGAGCACCTTAACCCCCACGCCTTGCTGGTCAGACTGTGCGTCTTGCAGCGCTGCCGCGAATACCGGCTGGCGCGAGCGGTAGGTTTTGTCGACGGAACTGGAAACCGAGTCGGCGTTCGCCAGGTTTGAGGCCGTGGTATTAAGGCGCACGGACTGGGCACTCATGGCGCTGCCGGCGATGTCAAAAATCCGGTAAAGACTCATGATCACTCTCCCTTAATCGCGGACAACAGTCCTTTGATTTTGCCGCC
Encoded here:
- the flgE gene encoding flagellar hook protein FlgE, encoding MSFNISLSGLNAAQKDLDVTSNNISNANTDGFKQSRAEFADVYANSIYSNPKTKVGDGATTATVAQQFQQGALKFTNNTFDMAVNGNGFFAVGSGINSSDLLYTRAGNFKLNKDNYVVDNQGNYLKVFPVNPDGTSASAALSTAQSLQVPDSVGTPLATSKVDINLNLPAGDTTHDVANFDPTDSSTYNNATSVTVYDSLGQSHTMTTYYVKPTGSTNTWNAFAFVDGKPVNIAGSSGPSYTDPDTGTSYNGYVMNFDSSGQPSDPATVPATLTTDPLSSVLDNGADGTQTITLNYSNQTQYADSFTVNSISQDGLTVGRLTGVEVGTDGLVRASYSNGTTEPLGRVALVRFANEQGLSQAGNTDWKASTSSGEPLAGEAGTGTFGNIRSGALESSNVDLTKELVDLITAQRNFQANSRAIEVSNTLQQNILQIR
- the flgD gene encoding flagellar hook assembly protein FlgD — translated: MSNVISNNSLDPLANSRWDAEDPKNKAKANATTAATDTSAAAAAAGKKGLSQEDFLSLLTKQLAYQDPFKPVDNDQMISQMASFATVDGIHNMNDQFGSLNKVMTSNQALQASTLVGQKVLIPTATGHLNQGGTMTGMVTSKDAAKNVVVRIEDKSGQLIKTINMGDLSSGNNKIEWDGTTNSGQAAPEGSYTIKASGMVDDKRTDLNVASYANVESVTLGSASSGGVLLNLKGLGGVKLSDVLEVAKS
- the flgC gene encoding flagellar basal body rod protein FlgC; this encodes MSLYRIFDIAGSAMSAQSVRLNTTASNLANADSVSSSVDKTYRSRQPVFAAALQDAQSDQQGVGVKVLGIVESKKPLVKEYNPDHPMADKDGFIYKPNVNVVEEMTNMISASRSYQTDVQVADTAKQMLMRTLQLGQS